TCATCTGGACCTAGTAAATAGATTTCTTCGACCTTTTCGTAGGCATTGGAAAACGATATATAGAAATCCTTACTGCCTCCAATGGGGAGTTTACTGCCTTTAATCTGAATGAATAATGAATTGTTATTATGCGAAACGTTATAGCCGTGATATCTACTGATACTATCTACGAATCCACCTTTTAAAGTGATAAGTTCAGAAGAAACTTCGGATTTCGTAACCATGATCTCCTCAGGATCCACCACCTTGTTAAACATATAAATTCCAATGATAACAGGAACGACAACGATTATAACCGCACTAACGATAATGCCATACTTAGTTCTTGGTCTCATAGTTGATAATTCACCTCATTGATATTAATCGATGCACCCAATGATACTTGGGTACATCGATTAATTGTATTTGTTTAAAACTGAAGGCTACGTTTAGGAGCATTAGGTTCATCTGAATAATATACCAAATAATCATATGGTACAGCAGCATTCGTGGTGTAAGCACCGTCCCTGAGTGAATTATACAGATTTTGTGGCGTATTTGGAAAACCAGCAGTATACGTATCTGTTGATACAGAATTCCACAATCCTACCGCAAAAGAAGAGCAATTATTTAACGTACTCCAAGAGTCATGGCTTCGAATATATGAATTGACACTGTTAAGTTGGCTCTGGGTTAAATACATAGAACGGGAAACTCTATTATTGTAGCTATTCTGAGAGATAAATTTAGCTTCTAAGTTATAAAATACGCCTTCATTTTCGCTTTTATTGCCCCATGTACCCACAGAAATAGTTTTATTAGAGGTAATTCCGCTAAGTCCGCCAACAGAAATATTGGATGCACTCACGTTTTTGACTGTTATAAAAGAATGAGTGCCCCAATTCGATCCTGTTGAACCCCCTGAACTATTTGTACTGCCACTAGGGACCGAAAAAAGAGTCAATACGGCAACATCAGAGCTTGCCATAGGAATAATAGCACCATTTTTATTCTTTACTATGGGATTAAGCTGTTCACTAGATACAGTCTCTTTAGATGATAGAGTCTCTATCGGTACAGTAGTTTTGCTATTTGCAGAAGCATAGGTTGGAAATATAGTACTGAACGCTAGAGTGAAGATAGCCAACAAAAGAAACGGAACTCTAAATAAATTCTTCATTTTAAATTTAATTCCTCCATACTTTCAGGATTTTGTATTATCTTTCTTGTAGCAAATTTCTGTTCAGCATCCAAAGAAGATCGAAATGAGGTAGACACTAAAACAACTCATTATCTTACAAGATCTTCGAAAATCACCTCTTTCTTTAGTTGAATTAGAGTGTTATGTAGTACTTGATGTGATTATTTTTTCCTCTCGAATATATTAACAACGAAAGATCAATTGAAGTTACAGATTTGTTAGAAAAAAATTCAAAAAATATTATTAAATGGAATTAAATCCGAGTGGAGCCGTAAAGGGTATGTTGATCGAGCTGACAAAGTTTTGATTCGCTTCAAGACACACTGAACTGGTTGACATTTGGTGTCCATGGAACGATTAGAGAAGCGCTTTGGCTGGAAATGGATGGTCAAGTGAACATAGGGGAAGTATCCGGGAGCAAGGTTGCTTCTGAACTCCATTCTACTGAATGATATGTTTTATTTAGAGAGATGGTTATCTTAGGGTGAAAGATGCCAAACGCGAGCTATTCATAGATCAGAGATAAGGAGGCCACAAAATGGAAATTAAAATGGTGTTTGGCGTTGGCTTAGTCTTCGATACACCGGAATTCGGAACCATCGTCATGGGGGCCAATGAAGAGTTGGATGAACTACTTCCTTCAACAATCAAAGAGATGATCGGTGACCAGATTATCATCAAATAAATAGATGGTGAAGAGCAAATATATAAAGTTGTTTCTTCTCAAATTAATCATTCTATAGCCAGCAAGAAGAATATCGGTATATGTTTGGTAAAAGAGATATCCCCAGACGAAATACCTGCGGGTTCAATCGTCTACTGTTATCCATGAGGAAAAATTTGATCAGAAGGTATGCTTTGTTGAAGCTACATGGAGTGGCAGTTTTTTATTGCACTGGCTGTGCCCATCTTTACTTTTAAAGATCATATATGTTTCGAAAGCATCGGAAGGTCATCTGATTCCCCTTTTTGGGATGAGGAGAGCCTTCCTTTTTATTTCTCAAAATTGCGGAGAAAGACATAGACTCAAACAAAGGAGAGTTTCCTATGAACGATGATACTACAACGGAAAAGAAGATCACCATAACTAAAGGTTCTACTCATTCATTGCATATTCGTTGTCCCTACAACCTTGTAGATATTCAGCGCATTCGCCAGATTACGGGGCAGAAAGTGGGAACCCAAACAGAAAATGTGGATCATACCCTACACTATTGCGGCCATCCAGGAGTTTACGAGCCAGTTTGATCCGGATGAAGTTCAGATTACCCCGGAGTTGTGGGTTGACAATGAAGAACTGCAGCAATGGAAAGCTAATATGGGAAACAACCAGTGGAGCAAAGAACTCTTACAGAAGGCACTAAAGTTACGAGGATATAGTCGCAAAACAATCAAAGCGTATTGTAATCAGGTTGAGCGTTTTCTGAGTAGCCTTCCCCTTAAAAATACGGAGTTCACTACATCCAATGTTCAGAGATATTGCTTGGGTTTGCTTGAGTGGGGATCTCCCATTCAAGCGTGAATCAGACCATTAGTGCTATCCGTTTCTATTGCAAACATGTGCTCCATCACCCTACTGAAATCCAGTATATTCGTCCCAAGAAGCAGACCAAGCTTCCACAAGTGATATCCGAAAACGAAGTTGCACAATTACTCAAATCCGTAACCATCCCAAACATAAGGCCATATTGTTTCTGACCTATTCTTCCGGGCTTCGTGTAGGTGAAGTTGTGCGTCTGCGTTGCAGCGATCTGGATATTGAAAGGCAGACACTCATTGTGCGACAGGGAAAGGGTCAAAAGGATCGGAGAACGCTTCTTTCAAGCCTTGCCTGGGATATGGTGCAGAAATACATAGATGAATACAGACCCAATCGTTGGCTGTTTCCGGGGCAATCTTCTGATCGACATCTTACTGAGCGGAGCGTACAGAAGGTTTTTGAAGAAGCTAGATAAAGCCGCAGGAATTGTGAAAAAGGTAAGTATTCATGCGCTGAGACACTCCTTCGACACTCATTTGCTGGAAAACGGGACAGACCTGCGCTACATTCAGGAGTTACTTGGTCATACGAGTGCACGTACAACTCAGCGATATACGCATGTTAGCACCAAAAATATCCAGCTTATTCAAAGCACGCTGGATCGGATGGTTTTGGGAGATTGAATACTTCGATAAATCTCCCTTTTTCACCAAATTCTTCTTCGCAAATACTACACCATAGGTTATCATATACGTAGTTCACATATCATACAGGATGTGTGGTATTTACGAAGTACATAAATTAGATGTTATCTGCAATTAGGGCTAATTCATAAAAGAAAGAGGTATTTAATGAGGGATTCATTTTCTGCAAGAACAATAAAAGTATTAGCTGATAGAGCAGGCTACAGATGTTCTAATCCTGCTTGTCGGAGAGCTACTACAAAGGCTCATCCAACTAATGAAGAACTATCAGTTAACTTAGGTATAGCAGCACATATCACAGCAGCAAGCCCAAACGGTCCAAGATTTAATAGTGATTTAACAACAATTGAAAGAAAGAGTGTGACTAATGGTATTTGGGTATGTACTAAATGCTCTAAAGAAATTGATTCAGCAGAATCAGCATATTCTGTGGAAACATTAAAAGGCTGGAAAAAGGATGTAGAATCAGTAACTGCAAGAAACGCCGCATCGACTCCCGATGAAATTGCAATTATCGTATCTGAAATTGAAGAAAGCATAAGTAAAATTTTTATGTTCCTAGAAACATGGCAAATAAATGATCCTACTTCAACTTATGATTTTCGCTCTATGGATTTTGAAGAATCATCGCGTCTAATAATTACATTTTCAATTTTAAGAAGGAAGTCATATGCACAGGAGATTGAGCCGGATTTAGTAAGAATAAGAATGAAATCAAAAACAATATTAGGTAATCTAGAATTACTTGAACATTATACTTGGGAAGATTCAGGTATAAATTATATAGCAATGAGAGAAATGGCAAATAGCCTTAATGAATTAAGAGAATTATTCTTACTAAGATAGAAAATTTGAATAGTTCAAAAGAAGCCCTAACAGCAGATAACATAATATTCACGCTGCGAACATTCATCCTTGGTCTGGTATTCGCCAGACACTCGACATACGTCGAGTCGTGAATACAGGAACGCTAGGCGAAATACTCAAATGAAAGAGGAGAGAATATGCAGTTCAACAATAAATTCAAGTATGTATGGTGGGTTATTGTAATAGGTTTAGGAATCTATATGATATATCTTCGTTATGATGAGATAATTAGCTCAAGTGTAGGCGCATTTGATATCTTTTTAGTGGCTATAATCGCAGCTTTAATGTTAATTCCATTCTTCACAGAGATGGATTTTCTAGGAATAAAATTAAAACAAGAAATTGTCGCAATGAAAACTGAAGTAAAAGAAGAGATTTCAGAAGTACGGGGGATGTTAAAAAACTCTATTGATATAAACAACAATAACAGGTTCAATCCAAGTATTTACGTAGGGAGTCCATCTTCTCCACCTCCTGATAATCAGTTGAACAATATTGAAAAATCTATTAAAAACACATTGGATCAGATTTTAGCGGCGAATAGTGTAGATAGACAAACCAATGAGAGCTTGGAAGTTCCAGAAGAAAATAAACTTTTATTTGCAGCGCGTTTTAACATTGAGAAAGAATTAAGGAGAATATGGAAAGAAAATTTTTATAAAACTAATGAGGAGAGGTCTAGACCTATACCAATAAACATAATGATTAATGACTTAATTAAGCAGGATATACTCCCTCCATCTTTTAAAAATGTTATTAGAGAAATTTATTCAGTTTGTTCTCCAGCTATACATGGCGAAGAACCAACACAAAAACAAGTAGATTTTATTAAAGATGTAGCTCAAGATGTTATTAACACATTAAAAG
This Paenibacillus xylanexedens DNA region includes the following protein-coding sequences:
- a CDS encoding tyrosine-type recombinase/integrase yields the protein MNTDPIVGCFRGNLLIDILLSGAYRRFLKKLDKAAGIVKKVSIHALRHSFDTHLLENGTDLRYIQELLGHTSARTTQRYTHVSTKNIQLIQSTLDRMVLGD
- a CDS encoding phage integrase N-terminal SAM-like domain-containing protein gives rise to the protein MWIIPYTIAAIQEFTSQFDPDEVQITPELWVDNEELQQWKANMGNNQWSKELLQKALKLRGYSRKTIKAYCNQVERFLSSLPLKNTEFTTSNVQRYCLGLLEWGSPIQA
- a CDS encoding tyrosine-type recombinase/integrase codes for the protein MRLRCSDLDIERQTLIVRQGKGQKDRRTLLSSLAWDMVQKYIDEYRPNRWLFPGQSSDRHLTERSVQKVFEEAR